The following coding sequences lie in one Miscanthus floridulus cultivar M001 chromosome 9, ASM1932011v1, whole genome shotgun sequence genomic window:
- the LOC136483724 gene encoding disease resistance protein Pik-2-like has product MGDLVVGLAKSVVEGVLTKAQSAIEEESKLRQSAQRDLVFITGEFEMMHSFLNVANEERAKNNVVRTWVRQVRDLAYDVEDCIEFVVHLDNRPHWWRRFIPSCMAASALPIDAVVTEIEQIKARVEDVSKRNSRYSLISDSGSKPVMQQQPTTSPANGATARDMFAEARDTTKKQQGIGDLTQLITKENSDLGVISVWGIGGDLGRTSIIRKAYQDPEICQNFGCRGWIRLTYPFNPHKFQQSLVTQFYTNSCLQQGTTVDVAELKRMERTGAKQGGLLEEVMKQANEKRYLIVLENVCTMGEWDAIRACLPDRQKGNWIIVSTEKREIASLCIGHSYQVLELKQYSAEHPVRVFFKEGPQGKETGRVMSSNNEKLMEDEVNHRGGLTSYHRIPTSRKAVASRWFDQFSLVGRESQMNELRNYQTTARFNDWQVMSVWGIAGVGKSVLVRNLYYERMLQKDPIFDKYGWVLVSHPFNLRDFSRSLLLDFHSKPIEALGIEDPIQECHKLLKEHPCLVVIDDVQSTEEWDLIQPSLVSRHSKSVIIVITTKESIATYCADNEEVVFNVKGLEAQASFDLFRKEVQNKNQASPLKNSDDKELEQLIVKCGRLPKVIVAVAKFLAPKTVTCMESTRTLNRRFMHELESNPEFRGLRDLFGWMHSYFRTCPDFLRPCIFYMSIFPGSQIIRRRRLVMRWVAEGYSGDTKDTTAEEKGEILFSMLVNLSMIQPPMCKAITHMRMIQCQVSAFFHEYIISRPDEENIIFALEVFALKGRCLPTTQRTGRHLVIESSWDRDRIVFESIDFSRLRSLTVFGEWESFFISNSMKVLRVLDLENATGVTDKDLKLMVKLLPRLKFLSLRGSSGIRHLPSSLGELRQLETLDVRHTSIVTLPASITKLKKLQYIRAGTTFPAGEPSTPCRSHQLVGVEVPVGIDKLTALHTLGVVNAGLAGGKDSLKELKKITQLRKLGVFGVNKKNCMEFCAAITCHVRLESLSVWLSKGNEECLDDISLHLEKPLEKIQQQPQGKGLGKTQQRPQHKPQEKPHQKTQGKPLGNLQSLKLCGLVKQVPSWIKDLPKLTKLELEITMSEEVEVINVLGEIKELCILRLCVKPHHGADGKLDFCVWVNGIQQRCYLNLKILEITCSSKLNVSFGSEAMQNLELLTARCCSGSTLKFMEIKNLSKQKLKEARLIGSHDTALKDDIEKQLEEHPRNPPLKLEELEGR; this is encoded by the exons ATGGGGGATCTTGTGGTTGGATTGGCGAAGTCGGTGGTGGAGGGGGTACTAACCAAGGCCCAGTCGGCTATTGAGGAAGAGTCAAAGCTGCGGCAGAGTGCACAGAGGGACCTTGTGTTCATCACAGGTGAATTTGAGATGATGCACTCCTTTCTCAACGTCGCCAATGAGGAGCGTGCCAAGAACAACGTGGTGAGGACATGGGTGAGGCAGGTCCGTGACCTAGCCTACGATGTGGAGGATTGCATTGAGTTTGTTGTTCACTTGGATAACCGGCCCCACTGGTGGCGCCGCTTCATACCATCATGTATGGCAGCATCGGCGCTACCCATAGATGCAGTAGTCACCGAGATAGAGCAGATCAAGGCCAGGGTCGAGGATGTTAGCAAGAGGAACTCGCGCTACAGCCTCATCAGTGACTCTGGATCCAAACCAGTCATGCAGCAACAACCCACAACCAGCCCTGCTAATGGCGCAACAGCACGTGACATGTTTGCTGAGGCAAGGGACACCACAAAAAAGCAGCAAGGCATAGGGGATCTCACACAGTTGATCACCAAGGAAAATAGTGATCTTGGAGTGATCTCGGTGTGGGGGATAGGTGGTGATCTTGGTAGGACATCCATCATAAGGAAAGCCTACCAAGATCCAGAAATCTGCCAAAACTTTGGATGCCGTGGCTGGATCAGGTTGACATATCCTTTCAATCCCCACAAATTCCAGCAGAGCTTAGTGACTCAGTTCTACACAAATTCTTGCTTACAACAAGGAACCACTGTAGATGTAGCTGAACTGAAAAGGATGGAGAGAACAGGAGCAAAGCAAGGAGGGCTCCTTGAAGAAGTCATGAAGCAAGCGAATGAGAAGAGGTACCTAATCGTCCTGGAAAATGTGTGCACAATGGGAGAGTGGGATGCCATCAGGGCATGCCTACCCGATAGGCAGAAGGGCAACTGGATTATCGTGTCAACAGAGAAACGAgaaatcgcaagcttgtgtattGGACACTCGTACCAAGTGTTGGAGCTTAAACAGTACTCAGCCGAGCACCCTGTACGTGTGTTCTTCAAGGAG GGTCCTCAGGGCAAGGAGACTGGAAGAGTAATGTCAAGCAACAATGAGAAATTAATGGAGGATGAAGTGAATCACAGGGGAGGTCTTACTTCCTATCACAGAATTCCGACCTCAAGAAAGGCTGTAGCCAGTAGATGGTTTGACCAGTTTAGCCTTGTTGGACGTGAATCACAAATGAACGAACTTCGTAACTATCAGACCACAGCACGTTTCAATGATTGGCAAGTGATGTCTGTGTGGGGGATAGCAGGTGTTGGGAAATCAGTTCTAGTCAGAAATTTGTATTATGAAAGAATGCTTCAAAAGGACCCAATATTTGACAAGTATGGTTGGGTTCTGGTGTCCCATCCATTCAATCTGAGGGACTTCTCTCGGAGCTTACTTTTGGATTTTCATTCAAAACCTATTGAAGCCTTGGGAATCGAAGACCCTATTCAGGAATGCCATAAGCTTCTAAAAGAACATCCGTGTCTTGTTGTTATTGATGATGTACAGTCTACAGAAGAATGGGATTTAATACAACCTTCCCTGGTATCTAGACATTCCAAGAGTGTTATCATTGTCATCACAACCAAAGAAAGCATTGCCACATATTGTGCAGATAATGAAGAGGTTGTGTTTAACGTGAAGGGCCTAGAAGCTCAAGCATCCTTTGATCTCTTCAGAAAAGAG GTACAAAATAAAAACCAGGCATCACCTCTAAAGAATTCAGATGACAAAGAGCTAGAACAACTTATTGTGAAGTGTGGTAGACTTCCTAAAGTAATAGTTGCTGTAGCCAAATTTTTGGCACCCAAGACAGTCACATGTATGGAGAGCACTAGAACGCTTAATCGCAGATTTATGCACGAGCTTGAGAGCAACCCTGAGTTTCGTGGTCTGAGAGATCTGTTTGGTTGGATGCATTCCTACTTCCGTACATGCCCAGATTTCCTAAGGCCATGTATATTCTATATGTCAATATTCCCTGGGTCCCAAATCATTCGGCGGAGGCGTTTGGTGATGCGATGGGTTGCTGAGGGCTACTCTGGGGACACTAAAGACACTACTGCAGAGGAGAAAGGGGAGATTCTCTTCTCAATGCTCGTCAACCTGAGCATGATCCAGCCACCAATGTGCAAAGCCATCACACACATGAGAATGATCCAATGCCAAGTCAGTGCTTTCTTCCACGAATACATCATCTCACGTCCAGACGAAGAGAATATTATATTTGCACTGGAGGTCTTTGCACTGAAGGGGCGTTGCCTTCCAACCACCCAGCGCACAGGACGCCACCTTGTAATAGAGAGCAGCTGGGACAGAGACAGGATTGTGTTTGAAAGCATTGATTTTTCACGTCTACGGTCATTAACAGTGTTTGGGGAGTGGGAATCATTCTTCATCTCTAATAGTATGAAGGTGCTTCGAGTGCTCGATCTGGAGAATGCAACAGGTGTGACAGATAAAGACCTCAAGCTAATGGTGAAGCTTCTTCCTCGTCTCAAGTTTCTATCTCTGCGAGGAAGCAGTGGGATCCGCCATCTGCCGAGTTCATTGGGTGAGTTACGGCAGCTTGAGACTCTGGATGTCAGGCATACCTCCATAGTTACCTTGCCAGCATCTATCACCAAGTTAAAGAAACTGCAGTACATCCGTGCTGGCACAACTTTCCCAGCAGGGGAACCATCAACACCATGCAGATCTCATCAATTAGTTGGTGTTGAGGTGCCAGTAGGTATTGACAAGCTGACTGCTTTGCACACGCTTGGTGTTGTCAATGCTGGTCTTGCAGGGGGCAAAGACTCCCTCAAAGAGCTCAAGAAGATTACCCAATTGCGCAAGCTTGGAGTGTTCGGTGTCAACAAGAAAAACTGCATGGAATTCTGTGCTGCCATCACATGCCATGTCCGTCTGGAATCCTTGTCAGTGTGGCTCAGCAAGGGCAATGAAGAATGTTTGGATGACATTTCCTTGCATCTGGAGAAGCCTCTAGAGAAAATTCAGCAGCAGCCCCAGGGGAAGGGTCTGGGGAAGACTCAGCAAAGGCCTCAGCATAAGCCCCAGGAGAAGCCTCACCAGAAGACTCAGGGGAAACCTCTAGGGAACCTTCAGAGCCTTAAGCTATGTGGTCTTGTAAAACAAGTGCCATCATGGATCAAAGATCTTCCCAAACTCACAAAGCTGGAACTGGAGATAACCATGTCAGAAGAAGTTGAAGTAATTAATGTTCTTGGGGAAATAAAAGAATTATGTATTCTACGTCTTTGTGTCAAGCCACATCATGGTGCTGATGGCAAGCTTGATTTTTGTGTCTGGGTGAATGGAATACAGCAGCGCTGCTATTTAAACCTCAAGATCCTCGAGATTACTTGCAGCTCAAAGTTAAATGTATCCTTTGGATCAGAAGCAATGCAAAATCTTGAGCTGCTGACAGCTCGCTGCTGTAGTGGGTCAACATTGAAATTTATGGAGATAAAGAATCTCTCTAAACAAAAACTCAAGGAAGCCCGGCTTATCGGTTCCCATGACACTGCACTCAAGGATGACATTGAGAAGCAACTGGAGGAGCATCCAAGGAATCCTCCTTTGAAGCTGGAGGAACTGGAAGGACGCTGA